The Arachis duranensis cultivar V14167 chromosome 9, aradu.V14167.gnm2.J7QH, whole genome shotgun sequence genomic sequence TGAAAGGAAAAATGGGTTGCTGGCACAATAAAGCATTGGATTGAAACTTGTTCCTTTGTAGATTACAAGCAACCTAGTATGCATATTGGTCCTAAGATATCAAACCACAAAAAAGTGGAGTTCTCGGCAATCATAAGCAGGACAAAAAGATTATCATGGAAATTATCCATTACCAGTATACGAGTACAATCACATAATTATGAAGCATGTAAATTTGATCAATATAATTATGCACTAACCTCCACCAACTTTCTGTACAAGCTGAAGCACATGCCCtctgtttgttcattgttgtgGTACCCACTACTGGCATAATTTATGGTTGGAACCAGCTCCTCCGATTGAGAACTACTAATTAcctgaaaatcaaatttgatatgTACATAATCATTTTGATTCCTCATATTCCATGCTTCATTGATTTTATCATCCTTATCTCCACCATAACTTTCTAAAAAGACACGAAACTTGAGGTTCCCTTGATGGTATGTGTTCAATAAATCGCCAATCATATGCAGAATTACTTGTAAGGCCCTCTCATCATCACCTACAACCTGATCAGGCAAAGATTTCTGGACATCAATCTCAAGACCAAAGCCTTTATATACACACAAACACTTGGCAATACAAGCGGCTTCCTTCAACATTGAATGTAAAAGGAAAGGTTTCATGTCTAATGAAAAGCTTCCCTTTTCATTCTCTGAAATCCCTACTACGtcattaattaaatttgagAGCACCCTGCTAACTTTCAACATTGAGTTGCCAATAATCTTCTGTTCAGGTCTCATATTTTCACCTTGTAACAGCGAAAGAAGCCCCAGAGTGGAATGCATAGGCCTCCGCATTCCATGACTCATCACTTTCTGAAACGCTTTCCTCGCTTGGCTAGCCATCATTGCATCCTTTCTAGCCTGCTGCAACACTCGGTTCTGCTCCGCGAGTTTCTGTCTCATTCTCTGTGACTCTTCAAGAATGAATGCATGAGACAAGGCCACAGCTACCTGATCAGCAACAACTTCCACTATCTCCAGCTCTTGGTGAGTCCAAACACGGAAGTTTGATTTTGGAAGAACCAAAACCAGTAGAGCATAACATGTCTCAACCTTCTCCGGGGTCCCGCCTTTGAAATTCGAAACGCGAAGCATGGGCATTCGAACAGCTGCCACCGCACCCCCAGTGCCCCCATGGCCGCCATTACTCGCAATTCCCAGCGCAGATTCTGGCCGCAAAATCCTCACCCCCCTATTCATTTTTATATCCAAAACATCCGAATCGTTCCTGGGGACATAATTGCGAAAATCCCTCGACGGATTCGCTTTCAATTCGTGTGTTAAATGCATTTCCCTTCTCTCCTCATCTGGCATCCAAACCGCACAATTGTCCAAATCCAGCGCCTTGGAGAGCTCGACAAGCGTGGTGTACAAGATAGTATGCTTATCAAGGGACTTCCTAATCTCCCTGGTGAGCATCCGAACGTGCAAACTCGTCTCCTTCTGCTTCTTCATCATTCCAACCTCCTGATCCAACTCCAAGACATTCTGCCTCAAGAAGAGCTCCCTGATCTTGACCTTAAGTAGGAGAGGGATCAATGGTGGAAGGGTCAATGCAGTTGCACAAGAAACAAGGGCAGTGAGGAACTTAGCAACTGTGAGACAAACCACAAGTTGGAAAGAAGGAGGCCCATGGTAGGAATAGGTGTTGAGCAAATGGGTCAATCCACACAGCACAATGAATGCTATGAACTGAAGAAACAGCAGTTTAAACGGGACATTGGAACGGCTCACAAAGTAAAGTAGCTCAATGGGTATGGAGAAATATGCAATGGAGATCAGAAAGTCACTCACTTTCTGCCCAACTAGTATGTTTTGTATGCTTAGAATCCCTTCTTCATCATCACAGTTGCAGTTGTCGTATTCTCCAGAATCATTCCCAGAAACACAACCAAGCACCaccaacaagaacaataacaCAATGATACGACCCACTCTTGTTTCCATGCCACAAATAATTCTAAGCATTATCCTTCatactaataattttattcaaagatctcagaagaaattaaatgaggaaacaaaaatgaaaactcTCAGACGGTTGCCTAGCCGAACCTGATTAGAATCCGTCAAACTCAAGAAGCAGCATTCCCAGAATTCGAAGAAGCTTTCATTGCCTACTCTCTCTTCCAGAAGCGAAGCATTTTTATTCTGAatgtagagagagagagagagacagagaataaaaaaaaaaaagaagaagaaaatgttatATTAAACTGTGTAATCCGGAACGGAATAAaggtagatatttttatttcggAGGGGAAGAGGAAAAGATAGAGTGGGACCCAGACAAGGAGGTTTTGTAAGTAAGGTGCATGAATCTTGAGTTGGGAGTAAGATTTAAGAAGCACCAAGCATGAGTAGTGACTAGTGAGAGAGTGATGAGTCAGTCGTTCGTACTGTGTTTGAATGTGAAAGTCACCGTCAAACATGCGCTACTTGTCTACTACGATTTAGCAACAGCAACACCTATGCTGATGGGAATGGGAATCTACAATTCGTTGAATCTCATCTCTTTTCTAATTCTGGTAACTCACTTCCCATCTTTTCCACCCACTTGCTCACTCCTTCGATGTTTTTCATTTTATAGTATTATTCCTTAAAAgaaatagtttaattttgatgtttttatattataaaattatttatttacttatctaataatatttttttaataattatttatgtggtgaatattaaaaataattatttttattaaatgtaGTATTATTTATTTNNNNNNNNNNNNNNNNNNNNNNNNNNNNNNNNNNNNNNNNNNNNNNNNNNNNNNNNNNNNNNNNNNNNNNNNNNNNNNNNNNNNNNNNNNNNNNNNNNNNNNNNNNNNNNNNNNNNNNNNNNNNNNNNNNNNNNNNNNNNNNNNNNNNNNNNNNNNNNNNNNNNNNNNNNNNNNNNNNNNNNNNNNNNNNNNNNNNNNNNNNNNNNNNNNNNNNNNNNNNNNNNNNNNNNNNNNNNNNNNNNNNNNNNNNNNNNNNNNNNNNNNNNNNNNNNNNNNNNNNNNNNNNNNNNNNNNNNNNNNNNNNNNNNNNNNNNNNNNNNNNNNNNNNNNNNNNNNNNNNNNNNNNNNNNNNNNNNNNNNNNNNNNNNNNNNNNNNNNNNNNNNNNNNNNNNNNNNNNNNNNNNNNNNNNNNNNNNNNNNNNNNNNNNNNNNNNNNNNNNNNNNNNNNNNNNNNNNNNNNNNNNNNNNNNNNNNNNNNNNNNNNNNNNNNNNNNNNNNNNNNNNNNNNNNNNNNNNNNNNNNNNNNNNNNNNNNNNNNNNNNNNNNNNNNNNNNNNNNNNNNNNNNNNNNNNNNNNNNNNNNNNNNNNNNNNNNNNNNNNNNNNNNNNNNNNNNNNNNNNNNNNNNNNNNNNNNNNNNNNNNNNNNNNNNNNNNNNNNNNNNNNNNNNNNNNNNNNNNNNNNNNNNNNNNNNNNNNNNNNNNNNNNNNNNNNNNNNNNNNNNNNNNNNNNNNNNNNNNNNNNNNNNNNNNNNNNNNNNNNNNNNNNNNNNNNNNNNNNNNNNNNNNNNNtatatagaatattttttttaatagaaaaaatatttcattcttaaaataGTTATGTGACACTTATGGAAAATACAGATAAATTAGatccaaataaaaaacaaatattttctatatttgaattataaattaaaagcaAACTCAAATATTCAATTATATAGAATCTTAATTGGTAGAAATAGAAACAAAtctaaatctttaaaatttctaaatccacataaaaagtattgctacaggttaaaatataaattctttttctcggcttaaatataaatcctcttctgttttaaaaaatattttcataaacaaaaagCAAATCTCAATATATCAGTTTTTGGATATGAGAGATTTATATCATTATACTCAAACcactcaaaaaaaataaaacaccacaaaaaaaatatatactaaagaAGAGTTATTGAAGAGTAAAATCAGAGAACCAATAATTAGGGGTGTTTAAAACTGATTTAAACCGATCTAAATCGATTAACTGAACTAACAAAATCGAAAACAGAATAAAtcgaaaatcaaaaaaatatattttgctgtttttattgtggttcggttcggttttcggTAGTCTCGAGTAGGAAGCCCTTCCTCCCATCACTTGGCAGCGCCGCCGAAGACTTCTTCCCAGCGAGCACTGACCCAGCAGCTTTCTTCCCAGCAGCGCCGAAGCCGAAGCCTTCTTCCCAGCGAGCACCGACCCAGCAGCGTTCTTCCCAGCAGCGCCGAAGCCTTCTTCCCACCGAGCCACCTAGCACAGAACCACCCAGCAATGTTTTCGGCCACCCACAACACAGCACAGCACCGACTACCAAGCCACCCAACCACCGATTCAAGTGAGACATGGAGCCCGAGCCTCTGAGTCAGGTATGTAATTAAGTAATTTGACTAATTTCTGTTCAATAATCATTGTTCAGTGATTCATTGTTGCTGCCTGTTGTTAACTTgttattgttttatttgtttctcaTTGTTTAGGgaaatttattgttttatttgttttattgttttacttgttattgattcattgattatttgattttcattgttGCTAGTTGTTGTTTTCTTGCTAGTTCAGTGTTCattgttttatttgttattgttgttcattgtttaGTTAAATTGCTTCTGATTGCTAGTTCACTGatcattgtttaatttatttgttgttcTGCTTTTAAtctatttgttgttgtttttgctCTTGAATTATTAGACCAAAGAAATTGgattgatagataaaaatgaTAGTAAAAAATGATAGTTTGTACTGTTTGTTATAACCCTTGTAGCTTTGGTTATGATGTATTAGGAAAAAATCTGCATGCACGCTTTCCCTTCCCCTGTATTGGAAGATATCACTGGATCACAACATGCACAAACgaccataaatttttttatctgagAAAAATATAAGGTGTTGTTTTCTAGGGAATTGATGGGGTTATAGACATGTACAATAGTAGTACAATGATTTGGTGCTTGAAATTTTCTAGGCTTTGCAATTGCAAGCattattagtatttagtaattTGGTATAAGGTATATGGCTGATGTTTGGTAGTCAAGGCTGCAAGGCTAACATTTACTGCCATGTGAAACTTTAGAGTTGAGCTAGGCATCACATGCGCTTATGTTAGAGTATGGATATCTGGAGTTGATTGAGTGCTTCTCAGTGTCGTTTTTCATCACAGCAGTGTTTCTGGGTTCTCCCACTCAGCGCCACGATCATCAGTTCAACCCACTCCCAGCACCTCCGAGTCTCCCAGTCaggtaatttgaattttgaaccATTTGCTGTTTACTGGTGCATTATTGATTTGTTGCTACATGCTGTTTACTGGTGGGTGCATTGTTGATttgatgaattattttattgtttttgttgctGGCTTGCTGCCTTGCTGGTTGCTGTTTATTGTTGGTAATTTGCTGGTTGCTGTTTATTGCTGGTTgttgaattattttattgttgttcTGTTTATTGTTGGTAATTTGgtattattggttattgaaTTATTGTTCAGTGTATTGAGATCAGTGTATTGTTCAGTTTATTGTTGATAATTTGGTATTGCTGGATTACTGCTTATAGATTTATTTTTCAGTTTATTGCTTGATGCTGGTTATTGATTTATTGTATTGCTGGATTGCTGCTGGTTTATGGTCTTTTCTGATTGCTGGTTTACTCatcattgtttaatttatttgttgttcTGTTTAAGGAAATTTATTTGCTGGTTCACTGATCATTGTCACCTCTTAATTTGAGCAGATTTGAAGGTTTTTTTTATGACAGTTCCATTGATGGAGTTATCAAGGAGAGCTTTACGGAATAGTTTGTCTTGTTTGTTACACTTGTAGCTTTGGTTATGATGAACTAGGAAAGAATATGCATGAATATGAATATTTTGATAAGAATGGAATAGTTTGTCATGTTTATTATATAACACTTGTAGCTTTGGTTATGATGTACTAGGAAAGAATATGCATGAATATGAATATCTTGATAAGAATGGGATGGACTGTCAATTCTTTGAATCCGTGACTGATTCCTTATTTTAAACCCAGTGACTTTGAGATCATGCGAAAAAAACTCTAAAGGTGGCTTCAAGACTTTccttttgttgaaaattatAGTTGCATTAGTAAAATGATCACAATTCACAAACAGGTAGAAAAGGATGAAGAGGCAACATTTTTAAAAACCGAACAAACCAAATCGAACCAAAccgattttaattggtttggtttggttcagaTGGCCTCAATAaaaaaatcgaaccaaaccgaaccgcagTTTAATTAAACGATTGGATCGGATGACTTTTCTCTCAAAAATCGAACCAAACTGCACCGCGAACACTCCtaccaataacaacaacaacaacaaagccttatcctattaggtggggtcggctacaAGAATCAAACATTGTCATTGTGTtttgtcatgtatcatgtctatagAAAGACCGTTtatatgtagatctcgtttgaccacctcatggatggtatTCTTAGGTCTTTTTCTGCCTTTCAccccttgtccatcttccatctcatccaccctcctggcTGGGTGTTCTGTCGGTATTCTTCTCACATGTTCAAATCACCTGAGATGCGATTTAACCATCTTTTTCACAATAGGTGCTATTCCAACTCTCTCCTTGATATCTTCgtttcttattttatccaatcacgtatg encodes the following:
- the LOC107465860 gene encoding protein EIN4 translates to MLRIICGMETRVGRIIVLLFLLVVLGCVSGNDSGEYDNCNCDDEEGILSIQNILVGQKVSDFLISIAYFSIPIELLYFVSRSNVPFKLLFLQFIAFIVLCGLTHLLNTYSYHGPPSFQLVVCLTVAKFLTALVSCATALTLPPLIPLLLKVKIRELFLRQNVLELDQEVGMMKKQKETSLHVRMLTREIRKSLDKHTILYTTLVELSKALDLDNCAVWMPDEERREMHLTHELKANPSRDFRNYVPRNDSDVLDIKMNRGVRILRPESALGIASNGGHGGTGGAVAAVRMPMLRVSNFKGGTPEKVETCYALLVLVLPKSNFRVWTHQELEIVEVVADQVAVALSHAFILEESQRMRQKLAEQNRVLQQARKDAMMASQARKAFQKVMSHGMRRPMHSTLGLLSLLQGENMRPEQKIIGNSMLKVSRVLSNLINDVVGISENEKGSFSLDMKPFLLHSMLKEAACIAKCLCVYKGFGLEIDVQKSLPDQVVGDDERALQVILHMIGDLLNTYHQGNLKFRVFLESYGGDKDDKINEAWNMRNQNDYVHIKFDFQVISSSQSEELVPTINYASSGYHNNEQTEGMCFSLYRKLVEMMQGYIWISPNPQCLPQGMTLLLKFRKAPMLGKSIVAPRDYSNSQFRGLKVVLADDDCVNRIVTKKLLEKLGCQVTAVSSGFECLSAISASNNSFRIILLELHMHDMDGSDVAGRIRNFHKWPLIVALLSSAEEHEKQRCIQVGINGFVHKPVQLHDMADELRRVLQRAGA